A stretch of the Lineus longissimus chromosome 10, tnLinLong1.2, whole genome shotgun sequence genome encodes the following:
- the LOC135494658 gene encoding transcription initiation factor TFIID subunit 9-like → MAAPPAKNTPKDVQVMQAVLKDIGVSDYEPRVVNQMLEFAYRYVTDVLDDAKVYAGHSGKKTIDGDDVRLAVQCKMDHSFTSPPPRDLLMEVARHKNSQSLPLIKKYTGPRLPPDRYCLSSTNYRMKSKKPRLHITPGGLTSLGGGSRTPQGLVQTLTPGSRIQGKPRLTTNLSTGQLSLVTMGVTRPTVTVVSKPSTPIATTVTIPKPSFQISAGPSSILSNMKRKREENDDYDKP, encoded by the exons ATGGCGGCTCCGCCGGCAAAAAATACGCCGAAAGATGTCCAAGTTATGCAAGCTGTTCTAAAGGATATCGGGGTGTCAGACTACGAACCAAGAGTTGTAAACCAAATGCTTGAGTTCGCCTATC GATATGTGACAGATGTTTTAGATGATGCGAAAGTGTATGCGGGACATTCTGGCAAGAAGACTATTGACGGAGATGACGTGAGGTTGGCTGTACAGTGCAAGATGGACCATTCATTCACTTCACCTCCTCCAAGAGAT CTCCTGATGGAAGTTGCTCGTCACAAGAACAGCCAATCACTGCCCCTCATCAAAAAGTACACAGGTCCTCGCCTACCACCAGACAGATACTGCCTCTCATCAACCAATTATAGGATGAAGTCGAAGAAGCCTCGTCTTCATATTACACCCGGTGGTTTGACATCGCTAGGGGGTGGCTCAAGGACACCTCAAGGGTTGGTGCAGACTCTCACTC CTGGTTCCAGAATCCAGGGCAAGCCACGCTTGACGACAAATCTGTCAACTGGTCAGCTATCCTTGGTGACTATGGGTGTGACAAGACCTACTGTCACAGTCGTCTCAAAACCATCTACTCCAATTGCTACAACCGTCACGATACCTAAGCCCTCATTTCAAATAAGTGCTG GTCCAAGCAGCATATTATCAAATATGAAGAGGAAACgagaagaaaatgatgattatgacaagCCTTGA